The genomic stretch GCCTCTGGTTATAATGGGGTTGCGCGCCTCTGTTCGCGGTGCGATTTTGGGCGCAGCCGTAGCCTCTCTACTTGTGACTGCCCTCGTCGGGGTGATGGGAGGGGCGCTCTTCCTTTTTGGCTTCGCCATCCTGGGTGTCAGTCTCGGATATTTTGCGCGCCGCTTCGGCAGGGCCACGGAGATATTATTCTATGGTGTGCTCGTGTCGCTGGCGAGCAAAATCTTATTGATAGCTGTCGTCAAGGCGGCAACTGGTGTGAATCCCATGGCCATGGATCCGAGCGCTTTGAAGGAAGGAATGGGATGGGCTGCGGGATTGTTCGAAGGGATGGGGCTTTCGGCCGACTCACTTCAAAAGCAGATAGACCAAATGAGCCAGATCTTGCATCTCATGTTTCCAGCAGTGTTGGTTATGGCCTCCGCGCTGGATTGCGTATTGAGCTACGCAGTGAGCGCTTTTGTGCTCAAGAGGATAGGGAAGGGATGGTTGCCGCCGATACCCAATTTTGGCGGTTGGCGCTTCCCAAAGAGCCTTTTTTGGGCCTACCTCGTTTCTTTCCTCTTTACGTTGTTGGGAGGCGGCAAGGGCTTCCTCTTTTTGGTAGGTTTGAATTTAAGGCTCGTGGTAACTATGCTTTTTTTCTTGGAAGGCGCTGCCGTGTTGTGGTATTTTCTCGCCCGTAAGGGCCTTCCGACAGCGTTGCGCGTAATGGCATGCGTCTTTGTGGTCCTTGTGCCATTTTTGTCGAACGCGTTGGTGATCTTGGGCATTGTCGATCTGTGGTTGGATTTGAGGTCTCGTTTCGGGAAGTGATGCCTATTGCGGTATCGCATCATTCTTCACTGATTGAAACCGTTTTATTGTAGTTAAAGCCGCAAAGCCGAAATGAGCGAGGCGAGAGGTGAAATGAATAAATGAAGGTGATATTGAAGCAGGATGTGGAAAAATTGGGCAGGCGCGGCGATCTTGTGGAGGTGGCCGATGGCTACGGCCGCAATTTCTTGATTCCACGAGGTCTTGCTGTTGAAGCGACCGAAGCAAAGTTGAGAGAGTGGAAGAGCATCCAAGAGGGGAAGGCAGCGCGGGAAAAGAGATCTGAGGAGGAGGCCAGAGCGAAGAAGAAGAACCTCCAGGGCAAGCGGATAACGGTCAAAATGAGCGCCGGAGAGAAGGGCAGGCTCTTCGGCAGTGTCACCACAGCCCAACTGGCCGAGGCTATAGAGGAGCAATTGGGAATTAAAGTCGACAAGAAGCTCATCAAGATCGAGGAGAACATCAAGCAAATCGGCGTATTTCCGTTCAAGGTCAGGCTTTATCCCGGTGTTGAAGCCGAGCTCTCCGTGAAGGTGGAGGCAGGTTAGCATGGCGCTCCCTTTAGATCGAGTTCCTCCTCATAATTTAGAGGCCGAGCGCGCTGTCCTCGGATCATGTCTGCTGAGCCAAGATGCGCTGATCGTGGCCGTTGAGGGGCTTTCCCCCGCTGATTTCTATGATATGCGTTATAAGCAGGCCTTTGAAATGGTCAGCGATATGGTACGAAAGGGGAAGCCCGTAGATCCTCTCACGTTTTTGGAAGAGGCGAACCGCAGGGAAATGGCGGATCGTTTGGGCGGTCAAGCTTTTGTGGCCGAGCTTATCGATGCCGTCCCCACGACGGCTAACGTGGAATATCACGTGCAGATAGTGCGCGACAAAGCGATCCATCGCCGTCTCATCCAAGCGGGCGGAGAGATAGCGAAGCTCGGCTATGCCGAGGATAAGGAACTGGATGAGGTTTTGGACGAGGCGGAGCGTACCCTCTTTGAGGTGACCCAGAGGGGAAGCGGCGTGTCTTTCCGCCATGTAGGGGCCATATTGAGCTCTACCTTTCAAGAGATAGAGGCGCGCTTCCACCAAGGCGGGCACATTACAGGCGCTCCCTCCGGCTTTATAGATTTGGACAGGTTGACCGGCGGTTTTCAGCCCGGGAGTCTCAACATCATAGCGGCCCGCCCCTCCATGGGTAAAACTGCCCTTGCGCTCGGCCTCGCCATGCACACTGCCTTGGAGTTCAGATCTCCGGTCCTCGTGTTCAGCCTGGAGATGAGCGCCGAGCAGCTGGTTCAACGCATGCTCGGCGCAGAGGCTCGCGTTAACATCCACGACTTGAGGACCGGTGCCTTCGCAGATGAGGCGTGGGACGACCTGGCCGAGGCAGCAGGAAGGCTCTCTCAGGCCCCGATATACATAGACGACAGTTCGCTCCTTTCAACGATGGACCTGAGGGCTCGCTGCAGGAGGTTCAAGGCCAAGTTCCCGGACTTAGGGCTCGTGGTGGTGGATTACCTGCAGCTCATGTCTTTGCATCGGCGGACCGAGAGCAAACAGCAGGAGGTGGCAGAGATTTCGAGGGCGCTCAAAGGCATAGCCAGGGAGCTCAACATCCCAATACTTGCCCTGTCGCAGCTATCTCGCGCCGTCGAAGCGCGACAGGACAAACGCCCACAGCTCTCTGACTTGAGAGATAGCGGCGCCATAGAACAGGACGCGGACCTCGTAATGCTCCTCTACAGGCCAGGTTACTATTCGTCTGTGCCCGAAGACGAAAGCATGGCCGAACTGATAGTCGCCAAACATCGTAATGGGCCGACGGGCGTAGTCCGTCTCATCTTCTTGAAGGAATACACCCGTTTCGTCAACGCGGAGCGGCTGTTAACTTGAAGAATTCGTCCGCCCTTCGGCGGATCGCCTTGTGGGGGTGATCTTCTGTGGAGGGAGAATATAAAGTCGACGTAAAGCGGATACTCGGCTTTCGCCTCAAAGAGAATCAGGCCGAAGCCCCTAAGGGCGGGAGAGAGCTCGCTAATTTGCCGATAGGCGATATAAGGCCCAATCCGTCTCAGATGAGGCAGAGGATCGACGAGGGTGACCTTGCGGAGCTGGCCGAATCCATAAAGTCGCTGGGAGTGATTCAACCCATCGTCGTCAGGCCCGTGGAAGAAGGATATGAGCTGGTAGCTGGGGAGCGACGCCTCAGAGCGGCGAAGATGGCCGGCCTTGAATTCATTCCTGCGATAGTGATCAATATGGACGACTTGACTTCGAGCCTCTCGGCCCTCGTGGAGAACATTCAGCGGAAGGATCTATCGGCCATAGAGGAAGCGCGCTGTTTGGCCGACCTGCTTCGGGCTACGGGCTGGACCCAGGTGGAACTGGCGAAAAGGCTCGGTCGATCACAGGCCGCGTTGGCCAACAAATTGAGGCTTTTACAGCTCGACGAAGGCGTTCAAGAGATGGTAGTCGAGGGCAAACTATCCGAGCGGCAAGCGAGGGCACTCCTCTCCTTGCCGGCTGAGACACAGCGCGAAGTGGCAGATATGATCTGCAGGAACGAAGTAAAAATAGAAGACATAGAGCGCACCGGCCGCCGCAGTCGCAAAAAAGAGAGGCTCGTCGAGTTAGGTCAAAAGGGAGAGCTGGGTGACATATTGCTTCAGAAGCTTTCCGAGGTGGTGCAGGAAGCCAGGAAGAGCGGTATACCCGTGGCCTGGAGGATTAAGGAGTTTGCTCACAGTCGCCTCGTCATGGAGATCACGGTCGACCTAAAAAAGGATGAGACGACAGATGACTCCAAGAGCCGGTGAAGGTAAATCAACCCTATGCCCCAGTAGGTTCTATGTTTTTATCTGTTTCTTCGCCTCGTTAGCGTTGCCGAATATAGTCTTTTCCGGTGGTTTCTGGTTCCAAACGCTTCATTTGATGAAGTGGGTGTTTTCCTTAGTCCCCATCGCCGTTCTTTGCGTTGTGGCAGGGTATCGCCTTTTTAAACATGGGCCTGAAGGTTTAAACTTCTTTTTGGATCCCTTTGGCGTCCTGTGGCTGGTGCTGTTGCTTTTTGTGTCTCTTCAGCCATTTTGGGCACCCATAAAGTCCCCTCCCACCTTTATCAGGGAGTGGTTCTTTTTTTCTGCACTTTGGGCGGCATATCTGCTTTTTTACCATTCTTTTTGTAACAAATACTTAGTGCCCATCGTTTTGGGGGGTTCGTTCAACGCCGCTTTAAACGTGGTTTTTGCCGAACTTCAATTGTCAGGTTTAAATGGCCCTTTCCCTTTCATTGTTCCCGCTTCTGGGAATTATATAGGAAATACAGGTCAACAGAACATGTTAGCCTTGTGGGTAGCGTGTGGTCTGTTGGGGGGCATTTACGTTTTTTTAAAGGTCTTAGATTTGAGAAGTGAGATCTCGAAGCGGCTTTATCGCTCGATTTTTGCCTTAAACCTTGTCCTGTTTTTGGTTAACAGTTGGGGCCTGTGGTCTTCTACGAGCCGTTCGGGCCTTCTCGCCCTTGCTTCAGGCTCCTTGGCGCTTCTTTTTCTCACCAAAAGAAGTTTTAATCGTAGGAGTTTTATGTGCGTAGCATTATGTTGCCTTATGTTTTTATGCATGTCTGTTCCAGTTTATTATATTAATAAAGAAAGACTGGAACTTTTATCGCACAAAGTGAGCGAAGTTGGCCTTGCAGGCAGGAAGAGTATATGGGCTACGTCCTTGACGATGTTTTCGCAAAAACCTCTATCGGGTGTTGGGTTGGGTCACTTCAAATGGAATTACTTGGAGGCCCAACGGTTGATGTTTGACCGCTTCCCCGATATGGAATGGAAATACACCCTTTGGGCGCACAACGAGGTCCTTCAGTGGCTGTGCGAGACCGGTATA from Acetomicrobium sp. S15 = DSM 107314 encodes the following:
- a CDS encoding YybS family protein, producing MKPRDLVEASLLVALSVVLFMASNYLPLLGMVVSLFCPVPLVIMGLRASVRGAILGAAVASLLVTALVGVMGGALFLFGFAILGVSLGYFARRFGRATEILFYGVLVSLASKILLIAVVKAATGVNPMAMDPSALKEGMGWAAGLFEGMGLSADSLQKQIDQMSQILHLMFPAVLVMASALDCVLSYAVSAFVLKRIGKGWLPPIPNFGGWRFPKSLFWAYLVSFLFTLLGGGKGFLFLVGLNLRLVVTMLFFLEGAAVLWYFLARKGLPTALRVMACVFVVLVPFLSNALVILGIVDLWLDLRSRFGK
- the rplI gene encoding 50S ribosomal protein L9, producing MKVILKQDVEKLGRRGDLVEVADGYGRNFLIPRGLAVEATEAKLREWKSIQEGKAAREKRSEEEARAKKKNLQGKRITVKMSAGEKGRLFGSVTTAQLAEAIEEQLGIKVDKKLIKIEENIKQIGVFPFKVRLYPGVEAELSVKVEAG
- the dnaB gene encoding replicative DNA helicase; this translates as MALPLDRVPPHNLEAERAVLGSCLLSQDALIVAVEGLSPADFYDMRYKQAFEMVSDMVRKGKPVDPLTFLEEANRREMADRLGGQAFVAELIDAVPTTANVEYHVQIVRDKAIHRRLIQAGGEIAKLGYAEDKELDEVLDEAERTLFEVTQRGSGVSFRHVGAILSSTFQEIEARFHQGGHITGAPSGFIDLDRLTGGFQPGSLNIIAARPSMGKTALALGLAMHTALEFRSPVLVFSLEMSAEQLVQRMLGAEARVNIHDLRTGAFADEAWDDLAEAAGRLSQAPIYIDDSSLLSTMDLRARCRRFKAKFPDLGLVVVDYLQLMSLHRRTESKQQEVAEISRALKGIARELNIPILALSQLSRAVEARQDKRPQLSDLRDSGAIEQDADLVMLLYRPGYYSSVPEDESMAELIVAKHRNGPTGVVRLIFLKEYTRFVNAERLLT
- a CDS encoding ParB/RepB/Spo0J family partition protein, whose amino-acid sequence is MEGEYKVDVKRILGFRLKENQAEAPKGGRELANLPIGDIRPNPSQMRQRIDEGDLAELAESIKSLGVIQPIVVRPVEEGYELVAGERRLRAAKMAGLEFIPAIVINMDDLTSSLSALVENIQRKDLSAIEEARCLADLLRATGWTQVELAKRLGRSQAALANKLRLLQLDEGVQEMVVEGKLSERQARALLSLPAETQREVADMICRNEVKIEDIERTGRRSRKKERLVELGQKGELGDILLQKLSEVVQEARKSGIPVAWRIKEFAHSRLVMEITVDLKKDETTDDSKSR